A DNA window from Hordeum vulgare subsp. vulgare chromosome 1H, MorexV3_pseudomolecules_assembly, whole genome shotgun sequence contains the following coding sequences:
- the LOC123447133 gene encoding uncharacterized protein LOC123447133 yields the protein MRMAAAAAGRAHGPWSAPRGLSGRRGLLSSPHNVAATAMVRFGARRAGGSRVILCLASGGGGHPRDSGEWEPAGSPWDGRMVDEGMATLRRRIREVEDGEDGDEEEEPEGEEEEGGAGVFVPPCEWTELERRHHGLYVAGVREALGILFALLVRARPGLGVGVVTLVLLSVPASVLLVSAELVRAVHSISAALLNGRM from the coding sequence ATGCGCATGGCCGCGGCGGCGGCAGGAAGAGCCCATGGCCCTTGGAGTGCACCACGCGGGCTCTCCGGTCGGCGCGGCCTCCTGTCATCGCCTCACAACGTCGCCGCGACGGCGATGGTTCGGTTCGGCGCTCGTCGCGCCGGCGGGAGCAGAGTGATCCTCTGCCTCGCgtcgggaggcggcggccacccgcGGGACAGCGGCGAGTGGGAGCCCGCGGGCTCGCCGTGGGACGGCCGGATGGTCGACGAGGGCATGGCCACGCTGCGGCGGCGCATCCGCGAGGTGGAGGACGGCGAGGACGGCGACGAAGAGGAAGAgccggagggggaggaggaggagggcggcgcCGGCGTCTTCGTGCCCCCCTGCGAGTGGACGGAGCTGGAGCGGCGGCACCACGGGCTGTACGTCGCGGGCGTGCGCGAGGCGCTGGGCATCCTGTTCGCGTTGCTGGTGCGCGCGCGGCCGGGGCTCGGCGTTGGGGTCGTGACGCTGGTGCTGCTCAGCGTGCCGGCCTCGGTGCTCCTCGTCTCCGCCGAGCTCGTCCGGGCCGTCCACTCCATCTCCGCCGCCCTGCTCAACGGCAGAATGTAG